The Oryzias latipes chromosome 4, ASM223467v1 genome includes a window with the following:
- the LOC101173456 gene encoding F-box-like/WD repeat-containing protein TBL1XR1 has translation MSISSDEVNFLVYRYLQESGFSHSAFTFGIESHISQSNINGALVPPAALISIIQKGLQYVEAEVSINEDGTLFDGRPIESLSLIDAVMPDVVQTRQQAYRDKMAQQQAAASAPASAAGGSITGNTKNGENTANGEENGAHALANNHADLMEVDGDVEIPQNKAMVLRGHESEVFICAWNPVSDLLASGSGDSTARIWNLSENSTSSSTQLVLRHCIREGGQDVPSNKDVTSLDWNSEGTLLATGSYDGFARIWTKDGNLASTLGQHKGPIFALKWNKKGNFILSAGVDKTTIIWDAHTGEAKQQFPFHSAPALDVDWQSNNTFASCSTDMCIHVCKLGQDRPIKTFQGHTNEVNAIKWDPTGNLLASCSDDMTLKIWSMKQDLCVHDLQAHSKEIYTIKWSPTGPGTSNPSANLMLASASFDSTVRLWDVDRGICIHTLTKHQEPVYSVAFSPDGRHLASGSFDKCVHIWNTQTGALVHSYRGTGGIFEVCWNAAGDKVGASASDGSVCVLDLRK, from the exons ATGAGCATTAGCAGTGATGAGGTCAACTTTCTGGTCTACAGATACCTACAGGAGTCAG GGTTCTCCCACTCGGCCTTTACCTTTGGCATAGAGAGCCACATCAGTCAGTCCAACATCAACGGCGCTCTTGTGCCCCCCGCCGCCCTCATCAGCATCATTCAGAAGGGCCTGCAGTACGTGGAAGCAGAAGTCAGCATCAATGAG GACGGCACGCTGTTTGACGGGCGGCCCATCGAGTCGTTGTCCCTCATCGACGCAGTGATGCCGGATGTCGTTCAGACGAGGCAGCAGGCTTATCGGGACAAAATGGCCCAGCAGCAGGCGGCGGCCTCGGcaccagcatcagcagcaggagGCAGCATCACTGGGAACACCAAGAACGGAGAGAACACTGCCAACGGAGAGGAGAACGGAGCGCACGCCTTAGCGA ATAACCACGCAGACCTGATGGAAGTGGACGGGGACGTAGAAATCCCTCAAAACAAGGCCATGGTCCTGAGGGGCCACGAGTCCGAGGTCTTCATCTGCGCCTGGAACCCTGTCAGCGACCTGCTGGCATCGGG GTCCGGAGACTCCACCGCTCGGATCTGGAACCTGAGTGAGAACAGCACCAGCAGCTCCACACAGCTGGTCCTGAGACACTGCATACGGGAGGGAGGGCAGGATGTCCCGAGCAACAAGGACGTCACCTCACTAGACTGGAAT AGTGAGGGCACACTGCTGGCCACCGGCTCCTACGATGGATTTGCCAGAATATGGACAAAAGACG GTAATCTGGCCAGCACTCTTGGTCAACACAAAGGACCCATCTTCGCCCTGAAGtggaacaaaaaaggaaactttatcCTGAGTGCAGGAGTAGATAAG ACAACAATCATCTGGGACGCGCACACAGGAGAGGCCAAGCAGCAGTTCCCCTTCCACTCAG CTCCGGCGCTCGACGTGGACTGGCAGAGCAACAACACCTTCGCTTCCTGCAGCACCGACATGTGCATCCACGTCTGCAAGCTGGGCCAGGACCGGCCCATCAAGACATTCCAGGGACACACA AATGAAGTCAATGCAATCAAGTGGGACCCCACGGGGAACCTGTTAGCTTCCTGCTCGGATGACATGACGCTGAAG ATCTGGAGCATGAAGCAGGACTTGTGTGTGCACGACCTGCAGGCGCACAGCAAGGAGATCTACACCATCAAGTGGAGCCCCACTGGGCCCGGAACCAGCAACCCTAGTGCCAACCTCATGCTCGCCAG CGCGTCCTTCGACTCCACGGTCCGGCTCTGGGACGTGGACCGGGGCATCTGCATCCACACGCTGACCAAACACCAGGAGCCTGTCTACAGCGTGGCGTTCAGCCCCGACGGGCGCCACCTGGCGAGCGGCTCCTTTGACAAATGTGTGCACATCTGGAACACCCAG ACGGGGGCGTTGGTCCACAGTTACAGAGGGACAGGGGGCATCTTTGAGGTTTGCTGGAACGCTGCGGGGGACAAAGTGGGGGCCAGCGCGTCGGACGGATCT gtgtgtgtgttagaTCTTCGGAAATAG